Proteins found in one Arachis stenosperma cultivar V10309 chromosome 8, arast.V10309.gnm1.PFL2, whole genome shotgun sequence genomic segment:
- the LOC130946390 gene encoding early nodulin-like protein 9: MATTNVLRSNEVGHVLLGLFCLLLLVNKGNAYEFVVGGQKGWSVPSDPNSNSYNQWAEKNRFQIGDSLVFNYQSGQDSVLQVSSEDYASCNTDGSSEKFSDGHTVIKLKQSGPHYFISGNKDNCAKNEKLVVIVMADRTNRNTNQTGTAVSPSPSPLPTHSTESIAPSPPTAGTVGPTPPTGTVGAPPPTGTVGAPPPTPAGTVGAPPPAPTGTMGTPPPLQGVSPPPPGTSLTNPTSAPVSQPPPNAASSVFLSFVGSLGALMASILVLSF, from the exons ATGGCTACTACCAATGTTTTAAGGTCTAATGAAGTGGGTCATGTCTTATTGGGATTGTTCTGTCTATTGCTCTTGGTAAACAAGGGTAATGCTTATGAGTTTGTAGTAGGGGGTCAAAAGGGTTGGAGTGTTCCAAGTGACCCCAATTCCAATTCTTACAATCAATGGGCAGAAAAGAACAGATTTCAAATAGGAGACTCCCTAG TGTTCAATTACCAATCTGGTCAAGACTCGGTGCTTCAAGTAAGTAGTGAAGACTATGCAAGCTGCAACACTGATGGATCTTCTGAAAAATTCTCTGACGGCCATACAGTCATCAAGCTGAAGCAATCAGGGCCACACTATTTCATAAGCGGAAACAAAGACAACTGTGCCAAGAATGAGAAACTAGTGGTGATTGTGATGGCTGACAGGACCAACAGAAACACCAACCAAACAGGCACTGCTgtttctccttctccttctccattGCCCACTCACTCAACAGAGTCAATTGCTCCTTCACCACCAACAGCAGGGACTGTTGGCCCTACACCACCAACAGGAACTGTGGGTGCTCCTCCACCAACAGGGACTGTCGGTGCGCCACCTCCAACACCAGCAGGGACTGTAGGTGCTCCACCACCTGCACCAACAGGGACTATGGGGACTCCACCTCCTCTGCAAGGAGTTTCACCTCCACCACCAGGGACTTCGTTGACAAACCCAACTTCTGCTCCTGTCAGCCAACCTCCTCCTAATGCCGCTTCTTCAGTCTTTCTCAGCTTTGTTGGCTCTCTTGGAGCACTCATGGCTTCTATTCTGGTTTTATCATTCTAA
- the LOC130944318 gene encoding rab GTPase-activating protein 22-like, whose product MIFEMWGDNGVPADSFYQIRPECINDVPVSRFKIKPGKTLSPRKWHAAFTEEGYLDIGKILRRIYRGGIHPSIRGEVWEFLLGCYDPKSTFDEREQIRQSRRLEYARWKEECRQMFPFVGSGRYISSPVITDDGQPIQDPSVLLESNPDKGLVLVPQDNYRSSSIDARNNLEKVTDKRVIQWLLTLHQIGLDVIRTDRTLVFYEKQENLSKLWDILAVYAWLDKDVGYGQGMSDLCSPMIILLEDEADAFWCFERLMRRLRGNFKCTDRSVGVETQLSNLASITQVLDPKLHKHLEQLGGGDYLFAFRMLMVQFRREFSFCDSLYLWEMMWALEYDPDLFWMYEDARRAPTSAESSRGKVKSIRQCGKYERENMRTGAKNSETPLPISIFLAASVLKDKSSKLLHEARGLDDVVKILNDMTGNLDAKKACSGAMKLHKKYLRKAKKT is encoded by the exons ATGATCTTTGAGATGTGGGGAGATAATGGAGTTCCTGCTGATTCTTTCTATCAAATTCGCCCTGAGTGCATCAACGATGTTCCCGTTTCAAGATTTAAGATCAAG CCCGGTAAAACACTGAGTCCAAGAAAATGGCATGCTGCTTTTACTGAAGAAGGATATCTGGATATAGGAAAGATTCTAAGGCGAATCTACAGAGGG GGAATCCATCCATCGATTAGGGGAGAAGTTTGGGAATTTCTACTTGGTTGCTATGATCCAAAGAGTACATTTGATGAACGAGAACAAATAAGACAGAGTCGAAG GTTAGAATATGCTAGATGGAAGGAAGAATGTCGCCAAATGTTTCCTTTTGTTGGAAGTGGTAGATATATTTCATCTCCTGTAATTACTGATGATGGTCAACCGATTCAAGATCCATCAGTTCTGCTGGAATCAAATCCAGACAAGGGATTGGTTTTAGTTCCTCAAGACAATTATAGGTCTTCAAGCATAGATGCCAGAAATAATTTAGAAAAGGTGACAGACAAGAGAGTAATCCAGTGGCTGTTAACTCTTCATCAAATAG GTCTTGACGTGATTCGCACTGATAGGACATTGGTCTTTTACGAGAAGCAAGAGAACTTGTCAAAATTATGGGATATTCTTGCAGTTTATGCTTGGCTAGATAAAGATGTTGGCTATGGTCAAG GGATGAGTGACCTATGCTCACCTATGATAATTCTTCTTGAGGATGAAGCAGATGCATTTTGGTGCTTTGAGCGTCTAATGCGCAGACTT cGAGGTAATTTCAAGTGCACTGATCGTTCTGTTGGAGTGGAGACTCAACTGAGTAACTTGGCTTCAATTACTCAAGTATTAGATCCAAAACTTCATAAACATTTAG AGCAACTAGGTGGAGGTGATTATCTGTTTGCTTTTCGGATGCTAATGGTTCAGTTTCGTCGAGAATTCTCCTTTTGTGATTCACTATACCTTTGGGAG ATGATGTGGGCTCTAGAGTATGATCCTGATTTGTTTTGGATGTACGAGGATGCTCGGAGAGCTCCTACAAGCGCCGAGAGCTCTAGAGGGAAGGTGAAGTCAATTAGACAATGTGGAAAGTACGAGCGAGAAAATATGAGAACAGGGGCAAAGAACTCCGAAACTCCTCTTCCTATATCGATTTTCCTTGCTGCTAGTGTGTTGAAAGATAAAAGCTCAAAGCTACTACATGAGGCAAGGGGTCTGGATGATGTTGTCAAG ATTTTGAATGACATGACTGGAAATCTAGATGCTAAAAAGGCTTGTTCCGGGGCTATGAaacttcataaaaaatatttgagaaag GCCAAGAAAACGTAA